In Carassius auratus strain Wakin chromosome 46, ASM336829v1, whole genome shotgun sequence, the following proteins share a genomic window:
- the LOC113064105 gene encoding C-type mannose receptor 2-like — MIPLLLLSGFLTFALSVPHEYVFVNESKTWAEAQRYCREKYTDLATIENEQQTLQLIDTVNDVSIDLAWIGLYDDVHNWKWTLEETDFFKVGEKDFRNWYNPGPYNYGGRSLCVYMDNGIWYATYCFDNRAFICYDGRQNASASYVFVYQYVTWTEAQRYCREHHTDLISIRNETENQKIQHLLNNYYYYYNVWIGLYRTRSWSDQSNSSFSNWRTGQPDNSGPCTVVSFSDSGRWTDEYCDYRFPFICYSVSSLTSSRQYHFVNESKTWTEAQRYCRQNYTDLATIDNMEEMNRLINTVNGNYNGSAWIGEYDDVNSWRWSLEDSDFYQEGERDFRNWYHEPDNYGGKELCGYMNYMGNWFDISCDNTLPLICFDGRGSATESFIRINEWKTWSEARRYCRDHYTDLVNVRNQTEHQRIFETTGGGVWIGLYRNRIWSNGQNTSYEDWRPAVPYSPEQPDNGDYVSGQWGLQHCTAVSFSHLGRWTDENCLSSLTFICYDRICTQSSCTRQYHFVNEAKTWTEAQRYCRQNYTDLATIDNMEEMNRLFKRVHRTYYGKAWIGLYDDINSWRWSLDNVMFDGGFKSWFVQQQVNSGGESLCVYISYYRGIWREAFCSYRYPFFCYDGRANASTSYVLVNQGKTWTEAQSYCREHHTDLISIRNETENFKLQSLFPYYYNFWIGLYRTRSWSDQSNSSFSNWRTGQPDNAGNSEYCTAVSFSESGNWTDENCNTALPFICYSALASSRQYHFVNESKTWTEAQRYCRQNYTDLATIDNMEEMNRLINTVNGSYNGSAWIGEYDDVNSWRWSLEDSDFYQEGERDFRNFYHEQCWE, encoded by the exons ATGATTCCATTGCTTCTGTTATCGG GGTTTCTCACCTTCGCCTTGAGTGTCCCCCATGAGTATGTCTTTGTAAATGAGTCAAAGACTTGGGCAGAAGCTCAGCGATACTGTAGAGAAAAATACACTGATCTGGCCACCATTGAAAATGAACAACAGACACTCCAGTTGATCGATACAGTGAATGATGTTTCCATTGATTTGGCTTGGATTGGACTCTACGATGATGTACATAATTGGAAATGGACTCTAGAGGAAACTGATTTCTTCAAGGTGGGAGAGAAAGACTTTAGGAACTGGTATAACCCAGGACCATACAATTATGGAGGAcgaagtctgtgtgtgtatatggacAATGGAATATGGTATGCGACATACTGTTTCGATAATCGTGCTTTTATCTGCTATGATG gaAGACAGAATGCCAGTGCTAGTTATGTGTTTGTCTACCAATATGTAACCTGGACTGAAGCGCAGAGATACTGCAGAGAACATCACACAGACCTTATCAGTATCAGGAATGAGACTGAAAACCAGAAGATccagcatttattaaataattattattattattataatgtttggaTTGGACTGTACAGAACCAGATCTTGGTCAGATCAGAGCAACTCTTCATTCAGTAACTGGAGAACAGGACAGCCAGATAATTCTGGACCCTGCACTGTAGTCTCATTCAGTGACTCTGGGAGATGGACTGATGAATACTGCGATTATAGATTTCCTTTCATTTGCTACAGTG TGTCATCTTTGACATCATCCCGTCAGTATCACTTTGTGAATGAGTCTAAGAcctggactgaagctcagagaTACTGCAGACAGAATTACACTGATCTGGCCACCATTGACAACATGGAGGAAATGAACAGACTGATTAACACAGTTAATGGGAATTACAACGGTTCAGCCTGGATTGGAGAGTATGATGATGTGAACAGCTGGAGATGGTCACTGGAAGACAGTGATTTCTAccaggaaggagagagagattTCAGGAACTGGTATCATGAACCGGACAACTATGGTGGAAAGGAATTGTGTGGTTACATGAATTATATGGGGAACTGGTTTGATATATCATGTGACAACACGCTGCCATTAATTTGCTTTGATG GTAGAGGGAGTGCAACAGAAAGTTTCATCAGAATCAATGAGTGGAAAACCTGGTCAGAGGCTCGTAGATACTGCAGAGATCATTACACAGATCTGGTCAATGTGAGAAATCAGACTGAGCACCAGAGGATCTTTGAGACAACAGGTGGAGGAGTCTGGATAGGACTGTACAGAAACAGGATTTGGTCCAACGGTCAGAATACCAGTTATGAAGACTGGAGACCAGCCGTTCCCTATTCACCTGAACAACCAGATAATGGGGATTATGTTTCTGGCCAGTGGGGCTTGCAGCACTGTACTGCTGTATCATTCAGTCATTTAGGTAGATGGACTGATGAGAACTGCTTATCTAGCTTGACTTTTATCTGCTATGACA GAATCTGCACACAATCTTCATGCACCCGTCAGTATCACTTTGTGAATGAGGCTAAGAcctggactgaagctcagagaTACTGCAGACAGAATTACACTGATCTGGCCACCATTGACAACATGGAGGAAATGAATAGGCTCTTTAAAAGAGTACACAGAACTTACTATGGCAAAGCCTGGATTGGTCTCTATGATGATATAAACAGCTGGAGATGGTCACTAGATAATGTAATGTTTGATGGAGGATTTAAAAGCTGGTTCGTTCAGCAACAAGTGAACTCAGGAGGAGAGAGTTTGTGTGTCTACATATCATATTATCGGGGAATATGGAGGGAAGCCTTTTGCTCCTATAGATATCCTTTTTTTTGCTATGATG GAAGAGCGAACGCTAGTACAAGTTATGTGCTTGTGAACCAGGGCAAAACCTGGACTGAGGCGCAGAGTTACTGCAGAGAACATCACACAGACCTCATCAGTATCAGGAATGAGACTGAAAACTTCAAACTTCAATCATTATTtccatattattacaatttttggaTTGGACTGTACAGAACCAGATCTTGGTCAGATCAGAGCAACTCTTCATTCAGTAACTGGAGAACAGGACAGCCAGATAATGCTGGAAACAGTGAATACTGCACTGCAGTGTCATTTAGTGAGTCTGGGAACTGGACAGATGAAAACTGCAACACTGCATTACCTTTCATTTGTTACAGTG CATTAGCATCATCCCGTCAGTATCACTTTGTGAATGAGTCTAAGAcctggactgaagctcagagaTACTGCAGACAGAATTACACTGATCTGGCCACCATTGACAACATGGAGGAAATGAACAGACTGATTAACACAGTTAATGGGAGTTACAACGGTTCAGCCTGGATTGGAGAGTATGATGATGTGAACAGCTGGAGATGGTCACTGGAAGACAGTGATTTCTATcaggaaggagagagagattTCAGAAACTTTTATCATGAACAATGCTGGGAATGA
- the LOC113064106 gene encoding lectin-like, producing the protein MDNNGKWYDLSCENTLSFVCYDGRGNSSQNYVWIYEYRNWTGAQSYCREKYTDLASVRNETERQQILKVTLNLVWIGLHRNRLWSDQSNSSFTYWLPLTKEVIAQPDNGYSVPGQRGFQHCTAVSLQYFGQWTDESCFSSLPFFCYSDKYVMGLRVKLTSVEYLSQSQIEELVIIQLQEELIRQGLPSNFTMHLRNYRKTSP; encoded by the exons ATGGATAATAATGGAAAATGGTATGATCTGTCATGTGAAAACACTCTGTCATTTGTTTGCTATGATG gtagaggaaacagctctcaGAATTATGTTTGGATATATGAGTATAGGAACTGGACTGGAGCTCAGAGCTACTGCAGAGAGAAATACACAGACCTGGCCAGTGTGAGGAATGAAACAGAGCGTCAACAGATACTGAAAGTTACACTTAATCTTGTATGGATTGGTCTGCACAGAAACAGACTGTGGTCAGATCAGAGCAACTCTTCCTTCACATATTGGCTTCCGTTGACTAAAGAAGTCATTGCACAACCAGATAATGGTTATAGTGTCCCAGGACAGCGGGGATTTCAACACTGCACAGCTGTGTCTTTACAATACTTTGGCCAGTGGACAGATGAGAGCTGCTTTTCCAGTTTGCCTTTCTTCTGTTACAGCG ATAAATATG TGATGGGACTTAGAGTGAAACTCACAAGTGTAGAATATTTATCACAGTCTCAGATTGAAGAGCTGGTGATTATACAG CTCCAGGAAGAATTGATCAGACAAGGACTTCCCAGCAACTTCACCATGCATTTGAGAAACTATCGTAAAACCAGTCCATGA